One window of the Oceanicoccus sp. KOV_DT_Chl genome contains the following:
- the glpE gene encoding thiosulfate sulfurtransferase GlpE, which yields MGNFQRISTTQAKQLIAQGDIAIVDVRDGQSYHNGHIDQAILLDNSSVNQFIASTEKSTPVLVYCYHGNSSQNAAQFLFEQGFAEVYSMDGGFEAWRQQD from the coding sequence ATGGGTAATTTTCAACGCATATCTACCACTCAGGCAAAGCAACTTATCGCACAAGGCGACATTGCTATTGTTGATGTGCGTGATGGCCAGTCCTATCACAACGGCCATATCGACCAGGCTATTTTGCTCGACAATAGCAGCGTTAATCAGTTTATTGCCAGCACTGAAAAATCGACCCCCGTACTGGTCTATTGTTACCACGGCAATAGCAGCCAAAACGCAGCGCAATTTTTATTCGAGCAAGGTTTTGCCGAAGTCTATAGTATGGATGGCGGCTTTGAAGCCTGGCGCCAGCAGGACTAA
- a CDS encoding response regulator has translation MDAKFRNPSANSLLIVDDLRDSQMILKRMLNALGYEKIEIVDSAEAALKLPQFDDGEGFDIILSDYNMGERMNGQQFLEELYARDLIGRQTLFLMATAETSREMVLGALECRPDDYIAKPFNQVTIEKKLNRLLKEKSLLKPVLEADAKGQREQAASQCKAIIDGQESPSIKLLRFYADLLLSYGELEKAHGAYDRCMPSNPPDWARYGMAQALHGLGQEEQAVEILESLVDTATTEMQVYDLLADIQLKRLAPSLAQKALEQGVSLSPNTYARQKVYSQLCLDNGDTDKAVRACKHVIKLGRFTSRASQVSMVELAQAQMVHAQQLNRPEDKRKIVAEANRHLKSALEGDNVDDWVRVSQFIGQAIEARENDQRPQADECIDKARQLINATVNYQEENFTITLGCIKGLLQLNEVKTANQIIRKLGVVYENQEAAINRIDRVSSEPISAQGRARLAKINSEGAALYKSRDYKGSMKIFNQGIEVFPNCLEFHLNYVMSALGHFGEYPDDMEIKDICRQRLDFVSSIDSERHHAERVTKMRGRLN, from the coding sequence ATGGATGCTAAATTCAGAAACCCCAGTGCTAACAGTCTATTGATCGTGGATGATCTGCGAGACTCGCAGATGATTCTCAAACGTATGCTGAACGCGCTCGGCTATGAAAAAATTGAAATAGTGGACTCCGCCGAGGCTGCATTGAAGCTACCTCAGTTTGATGATGGCGAAGGTTTTGACATTATTCTCTCTGATTACAATATGGGTGAGAGAATGAATGGTCAGCAGTTTTTGGAGGAGTTATACGCTCGCGACCTGATCGGGCGCCAGACCTTATTTCTGATGGCCACCGCTGAAACTTCCCGAGAAATGGTGTTGGGCGCACTGGAGTGCCGCCCCGATGATTATATTGCCAAGCCTTTTAACCAGGTCACCATAGAAAAAAAACTCAACCGCTTACTGAAAGAGAAGTCGCTGTTAAAGCCTGTGCTTGAGGCCGACGCCAAGGGTCAGCGAGAGCAGGCCGCCAGCCAATGCAAGGCCATTATCGACGGACAGGAATCGCCTAGTATCAAGCTGCTACGATTTTACGCCGATCTGCTTTTGAGTTATGGGGAGCTAGAGAAGGCGCATGGTGCCTATGACCGTTGTATGCCTTCTAACCCACCGGACTGGGCCCGCTATGGAATGGCGCAGGCACTGCATGGTTTGGGTCAGGAAGAACAGGCTGTGGAGATTTTGGAGTCGTTGGTGGATACCGCCACTACCGAAATGCAGGTCTACGATTTGTTAGCGGATATCCAGCTGAAACGACTGGCGCCAAGCCTGGCCCAGAAAGCACTGGAGCAGGGAGTTAGCTTGTCGCCCAATACCTATGCCCGGCAAAAGGTTTATTCCCAGTTGTGCCTGGATAATGGTGATACCGACAAAGCTGTACGTGCTTGTAAGCATGTTATCAAGCTGGGCCGATTTACCAGCAGAGCCAGTCAGGTCAGTATGGTGGAGTTGGCTCAGGCACAGATGGTCCACGCCCAGCAGCTAAATCGGCCGGAAGATAAGCGCAAAATAGTGGCTGAGGCAAATCGTCACCTTAAATCAGCACTTGAAGGGGATAATGTCGATGACTGGGTCCGTGTCAGCCAGTTCATTGGCCAAGCTATTGAGGCCAGAGAAAATGATCAGCGGCCGCAAGCGGATGAGTGCATAGACAAAGCCCGGCAGCTTATCAATGCCACGGTGAATTATCAGGAAGAAAACTTCACCATCACCCTCGGTTGCATCAAGGGCTTGTTGCAACTGAATGAAGTAAAAACCGCCAACCAGATTATTCGCAAACTGGGGGTGGTTTATGAAAATCAGGAAGCAGCAATTAACCGTATTGATAGGGTGTCATCCGAGCCCATCTCCGCCCAAGGGCGCGCCAGGTTGGCAAAGATCAACTCGGAAGGCGCAGCCCTGTACAAGTCTCGGGACTATAAAGGGTCGATGAAGATCTTCAATCAGGGGATTGAAGTTTTTCCCAATTGTTTGGAGTTCCACCTTAACTACGTGATGTCTGCTCTTGGGCATTTCGGTGAATATCCAGATGATATGGAAATTAAGGATATCTGCCGTCAGCGTCTTGATTTTGTTTCCAGTATCGATAGTGAGCGACATCACGCGGAGCGCGTGACTAAAATGCGCGGTCGGTTGAATTAG
- a CDS encoding DUF2069 domain-containing protein, whose amino-acid sequence MQNKYTVLARRARITVWFSYVALLVVFTLVTVVAPSCNRDPNPVIWCIHLLLLLPFLPAIIKQDVRGHAWLTFVLLGFFMASVSTAFACTSWLTLLEVSLISSLFIAALLFIRWRSRELKADIAASAVDFEESQNAD is encoded by the coding sequence ATGCAAAACAAATATACCGTATTAGCTCGACGAGCCCGCATCACAGTGTGGTTTTCTTATGTGGCCTTGTTGGTGGTATTTACGTTGGTCACGGTTGTTGCGCCCAGTTGTAATCGTGATCCAAATCCGGTTATCTGGTGTATTCATCTATTATTGTTGCTACCGTTTTTGCCTGCCATTATTAAACAGGATGTTCGCGGCCACGCGTGGTTAACTTTTGTATTATTAGGGTTCTTTATGGCGTCAGTGTCTACCGCGTTTGCCTGTACGTCGTGGCTAACCTTGTTGGAAGTATCGCTGATTAGTAGTTTATTTATTGCCGCCTTGCTTTTTATACGCTGGCGTTCCCGCGAATTAAAAGCGGATATAGCGGCCAGTGCTGTAGACTTTGAAGAGTCACAGAACGCTGATTAA
- a CDS encoding TlpA disulfide reductase family protein: MRRINLSLAIIICLLTSSCNQHNESTINSSDFEGWLVINYWASWCKPCIQEIPELNHLATSKANSLTVLGVDYDNSQGQALQEKISQLGIKFTVLHSDPAAELNYPRPSVLPTTIIINPQKQLHKTLIGPQTEQSILQAIYP; this comes from the coding sequence ATGCGTAGAATTAATCTTAGCCTTGCCATTATAATTTGCTTACTAACTAGCAGTTGCAATCAACACAATGAAAGCACGATCAATAGTTCAGACTTTGAAGGTTGGTTAGTCATAAATTATTGGGCTAGCTGGTGCAAACCCTGTATTCAAGAAATACCCGAATTAAATCACCTCGCCACCTCCAAGGCTAACAGTTTAACTGTGCTCGGGGTTGATTATGACAACAGTCAAGGCCAGGCTCTACAGGAGAAAATCAGTCAACTAGGTATTAAATTTACTGTTCTACATTCCGATCCAGCAGCCGAATTAAACTATCCACGGCCAAGTGTGTTACCCACCACCATCATAATTAACCCGCAGAAACAGCTACATAAAACGCTAATCGGCCCACAAACCGAACAAAGCATTTTACAAGCCATTTACCCATAG
- a CDS encoding mechanosensitive ion channel family protein, with protein MKDDLIEKEIEQAAAIYQMIVEFFVAYSFQIIGALLILLVGIFVANKVSNWVLGLLRKRDFDVTLSNFIASAVKIAIVVMVAVIALGKVGISVTPFLAVLGALSLGVGLALQGLLSNYGAGLNIIITRPFVVGDTISVEGVAGLVAEVHLAFTILIDEDGVRISIPNKHIVGEIIHNSAASTLAEVTIGIAYHEDPERAVKIIYDAITSLDISADKPHQVGIESFGDSSINIGIRAWLPTQRYYQSLYAMNQAAFTALKTQGVTIPFPQREVRMLGDSGND; from the coding sequence GTGAAAGATGATTTAATCGAAAAAGAAATAGAGCAAGCTGCCGCAATTTATCAAATGATTGTGGAGTTTTTTGTCGCCTATAGTTTTCAAATTATCGGCGCTTTATTGATATTGTTAGTGGGTATCTTTGTTGCAAACAAAGTTAGTAACTGGGTGCTTGGATTGTTACGTAAAAGAGATTTTGATGTAACGCTAAGTAATTTTATTGCCTCGGCAGTGAAAATTGCCATTGTTGTTATGGTAGCCGTTATTGCCTTAGGTAAAGTCGGCATTAGTGTCACTCCTTTTCTGGCGGTTTTAGGTGCTTTGTCTTTAGGGGTCGGTTTGGCATTACAGGGTTTACTGTCAAATTATGGTGCGGGCTTAAATATTATTATTACCCGGCCTTTTGTAGTGGGAGATACCATCAGTGTTGAAGGTGTGGCAGGTCTGGTCGCCGAAGTGCATTTGGCGTTTACTATTTTAATTGATGAAGATGGCGTCCGAATAAGTATTCCGAATAAACATATTGTCGGTGAAATTATTCATAATTCCGCTGCCAGTACTTTAGCGGAAGTCACTATCGGAATTGCTTATCATGAAGATCCTGAGCGAGCGGTTAAGATTATTTATGACGCTATTACATCACTGGACATTAGTGCTGATAAGCCCCATCAGGTAGGTATTGAGAGTTTTGGTGATAGCAGTATCAATATCGGGATTCGGGCTTGGCTGCCTACCCAGCGTTATTATCAATCGCTCTATGCCATGAATCAGGCTGCTTTTACGGCACTGAAAACACAGGGTGTTACTATTCCATTCCCGCAGCGGGAAGTACGGATGTTGGGCGACAGTGGTAATGACTAA
- a CDS encoding Spy/CpxP family protein refolding chaperone encodes MRTLIICLALSLFSITGLAGDRQDKMLHKLTKKLDLTEQQVVEVKSIMDEQQAERKEIRKAMEALHAATVEKMSVVLTPEQLEKFKRMEKKRDHKKDKHKDHHHDNEA; translated from the coding sequence ATGAGAACGCTTATCATTTGTTTAGCACTAAGCTTATTTAGCATTACTGGTCTTGCCGGCGATCGTCAGGATAAGATGCTGCATAAATTAACCAAGAAATTGGATCTCACTGAACAGCAGGTAGTGGAAGTCAAATCCATCATGGATGAACAGCAAGCAGAACGCAAAGAGATCCGCAAAGCGATGGAAGCTTTACACGCAGCAACAGTAGAAAAAATGTCAGTGGTGCTAACACCGGAACAACTGGAGAAATTCAAGCGTATGGAAAAAAAGCGTGACCACAAAAAAGACAAGCATAAAGATCACCACCACGACAATGAAGCCTAG
- a CDS encoding YihY family inner membrane protein, with product MKKLLKDTLDLIRYVYRRYHSDGCNNSAAALTYMTLFAVVPLTTVMYAILSAVPAFQEVGLQIQQIIFDNFVPATGQGIEKYLEQFSQQARKLTGVGVVFLGITAVLMLKNIEKTFNAIWKTRENRSGIASFLLYWAILSLGPIFIGLAIGISTYLLSLKVIAEQVEMLSIGPQLLRFTPYLLISAAFTLIFTAVPNCRVPIKHAIIGGLISALIFEVAKQLFTGIVSNTSYQTIYGTFATVPLFLLWIYLSWIIVLAGAEFVYALGGFKSEANERFNDFTLCVAVLELLWRKHQQGNTVSEHDLMRTPWLFNHYSISPDRWLSIRNFLFQGGLIRTDETGKFILGRDLDHYTLWDLSCLLGHHTDTQQDAFNDSDQWFQSCLKIMNDSQQQQQQHLSISLTQLFTTSASNPATTAP from the coding sequence ATGAAGAAGCTACTAAAAGACACTCTCGATCTTATCCGCTACGTCTATCGCCGCTATCACTCCGATGGCTGTAATAATAGCGCTGCTGCTCTCACGTATATGACGCTATTTGCGGTAGTACCCTTAACCACTGTCATGTACGCTATTCTCTCCGCAGTCCCGGCCTTCCAGGAAGTAGGCTTGCAAATCCAGCAGATTATTTTCGACAATTTTGTACCTGCCACTGGACAAGGCATTGAAAAGTATCTTGAACAGTTTTCCCAACAAGCCCGCAAACTCACCGGTGTAGGCGTTGTTTTTCTTGGCATCACCGCGGTGCTCATGCTCAAAAACATTGAAAAAACCTTTAATGCCATTTGGAAAACTCGGGAAAATCGTAGCGGTATTGCCAGCTTTTTATTGTACTGGGCAATTCTTAGCTTAGGCCCAATTTTTATCGGGCTGGCCATTGGCATAAGTACCTATTTGCTGTCGCTTAAAGTGATAGCAGAGCAAGTAGAGATGCTCAGCATTGGTCCGCAGCTTCTCCGCTTTACGCCCTATCTACTTATTTCTGCGGCGTTCACTTTGATTTTTACCGCCGTACCCAATTGCCGCGTGCCGATCAAACACGCCATTATTGGTGGCTTAATCAGTGCTTTGATTTTTGAAGTCGCCAAACAACTGTTTACCGGTATTGTCTCGAATACCAGCTACCAAACTATCTATGGCACCTTTGCTACTGTGCCATTATTTTTACTGTGGATTTATTTATCCTGGATAATTGTACTGGCGGGTGCTGAATTTGTTTATGCACTGGGCGGTTTTAAAAGCGAAGCCAATGAACGTTTTAATGACTTCACTCTATGTGTAGCTGTGTTGGAGTTACTATGGCGCAAACATCAACAGGGCAACACGGTTTCTGAACATGATCTCATGCGAACCCCCTGGCTGTTTAATCACTACTCTATTTCACCGGATCGCTGGCTGAGTATACGCAACTTTCTGTTTCAGGGAGGTTTAATACGCACAGATGAAACTGGAAAATTCATTCTGGGCCGAGACCTCGATCACTATACATTGTGGGATTTATCTTGCCTGCTAGGCCATCATACCGATACCCAACAGGATGCTTTTAACGATTCAGATCAATGGTTTCAGTCCTGCCTGAAAATAATGAATGACAGCCAGCAACAACAGCAACAACATTTATCCATTTCGCTGACCCAATTATTTACCACCTCAGCGTCTAACCCTGCAACTACAGCACCCTAA
- the wrbA gene encoding NAD(P)H:quinone oxidoreductase, which produces MSAPYILVLYYSRHGAVAEMAKQVARGVEQVSGIEARVRTVPAVSTVCEASEDDIPADGPLYCSMDDLQQCAGLVLGSPTRFGNMAAPLKYFIDGSSSLWLSGAMIDKPAAVFTSTASLHGGQESTLLTMLLPLLHHGMVAVGLPYSEAALMSTRSGGTPYGASHLAGQQGERVLDQDESTLCQALGKRVAGLALQLTVEVNL; this is translated from the coding sequence ATGAGTGCTCCTTATATATTGGTACTCTATTACAGCCGTCATGGTGCGGTGGCTGAGATGGCTAAGCAAGTTGCTCGCGGGGTTGAGCAAGTGAGTGGCATTGAAGCTCGAGTGCGTACTGTGCCAGCCGTATCGACAGTGTGTGAAGCCAGTGAAGACGATATTCCTGCTGACGGCCCTTTGTATTGCAGTATGGACGATTTGCAGCAGTGTGCAGGCTTGGTATTAGGCAGCCCCACCCGGTTTGGCAATATGGCCGCGCCGCTGAAATATTTTATCGATGGCAGTTCCAGCCTGTGGTTAAGCGGGGCGATGATTGATAAACCGGCTGCAGTATTCACCTCCACCGCCAGTTTGCACGGCGGTCAGGAATCGACATTGTTAACCATGCTGCTGCCGTTGTTACATCACGGTATGGTTGCGGTGGGATTGCCCTATAGCGAAGCGGCACTAATGAGTACCCGGAGTGGAGGCACTCCCTATGGCGCCAGTCACTTGGCCGGTCAGCAAGGTGAGCGCGTCCTGGATCAGGATGAGTCTACGCTGTGTCAGGCGCTGGGGAAGCGCGTTGCTGGGTTGGCGTTACAGTTAACGGTTGAGGTTAATCTATAA
- the arsC gene encoding arsenate reductase (glutaredoxin) (This arsenate reductase requires both glutathione and glutaredoxin to convert arsenate to arsenite, after which the efflux transporter formed by ArsA and ArsB can extrude the arsenite from the cell, providing resistance.) gives MSQVTIYHNPRCSKSRQTLQLLEDNGVTPEIILYLETPPAADVINDLLKKLGISARDLLRKGEDAYKENDLKDGSLSEQQLVAAMVKFPKLIERPIVVKGNKAVLGRPPENVLALI, from the coding sequence ATGAGCCAAGTAACTATTTACCATAATCCCCGTTGTTCAAAATCCCGTCAAACTTTGCAATTACTGGAAGATAATGGTGTCACACCTGAAATTATCCTGTATTTAGAAACCCCTCCGGCAGCTGATGTTATTAACGACCTATTAAAAAAATTAGGTATTAGTGCGAGAGATTTACTGCGTAAAGGCGAGGATGCTTACAAAGAAAATGACCTAAAGGATGGGTCGCTTTCGGAACAGCAATTAGTAGCGGCGATGGTGAAATTTCCTAAATTGATAGAGCGGCCTATTGTGGTTAAAGGCAATAAAGCGGTATTGGGTCGTCCTCCTGAAAATGTATTGGCGTTGATCTAG
- a CDS encoding response regulator, with the protein MTKNETTTGKILIVEDERKLATLMQDYLMQAGFNTHIIDHGDKVIDWLTQHQADTILLDLMLPGKDGLTLCKEIRAFSNTPILIITAKVDEIDRLLGLELGADDYICKPFSPREVVARVKAILRRSQPSTQLANAEFSLDPDRVIARFQQHTIEFTQVEFQLLKLLYNTPGKIFSRNQLMDNIYSDHRIVSDRTIDSHIKKLRKKLHLQFPHYEFVHSVYGAGYKFDLLKKSSSPI; encoded by the coding sequence ATGACTAAGAACGAAACGACCACTGGGAAAATTCTCATTGTTGAAGATGAACGAAAACTGGCGACATTGATGCAGGATTATTTAATGCAAGCCGGTTTTAATACTCACATTATCGACCACGGTGACAAAGTTATTGACTGGCTGACACAACATCAAGCCGACACCATCTTGCTTGATCTAATGCTACCAGGAAAAGATGGCCTAACTCTATGCAAAGAAATCAGAGCCTTTTCCAATACCCCTATCTTAATAATCACTGCCAAAGTAGACGAAATTGATCGTTTACTCGGACTAGAACTTGGCGCTGATGATTATATCTGCAAACCTTTTAGTCCCCGAGAAGTCGTCGCCAGAGTTAAAGCTATATTACGCCGCAGCCAACCCTCAACGCAGCTGGCAAACGCAGAATTCAGCCTCGATCCAGATCGTGTTATCGCTCGCTTTCAACAACACACCATTGAATTTACCCAGGTAGAATTTCAATTATTAAAATTGCTCTACAACACACCAGGGAAAATCTTCTCACGCAATCAATTGATGGATAATATTTATAGTGATCATCGTATTGTCAGTGATCGTACTATCGACAGCCATATCAAAAAGCTACGTAAAAAACTCCACCTGCAATTCCCTCACTATGAATTTGTCCACTCGGTGTACGGTGCTGGTTACAAATTTGACCTGCTAAAAAAGTCATCAAGCCCTATTTAA
- a CDS encoding ATP-binding protein — protein MRIHNKLLLVLVLSSCLVVVIMFAFFQRSIDRGMLEYVNTQMIEELQPAVNSLAKLYQQQGDWQTVRDNPKLLRHAFLPILRDKKLRHFFPPPDPDQKPRRGIALLDSNQQLVAGNEVTEHKTTRIAIQSSGQTVGWLILPQRRHITDGFELRFIEKQTQALLVISIAVLLVSIMIALPLSRHFVRPIKKLAAGALDLTQGRYQLTLDTQRKDELGELARDFKQLANTLQATESNRKRWLANTSHELRTPLAILRGELEAMLDGVRPVSIQNIQSAQQEVLHLAKLVDDLYQLSNADLGSLRYQKTSVDLAELLQLTVNSQQALFSHQGLQLTLQTAITKAPVWADSDRLQQLLNNLLANSQKYTDPEQGVVNITLNSDKDFYFIIIEDSAPGVPDDALQQLFDHLYRVESSRNRDTGGSGLGLAICQQIVAAHDGTIRAEHSELGGLKITVQLPIEPERSEDD, from the coding sequence TTGCGTATTCACAATAAATTATTACTGGTACTGGTACTTAGCAGCTGCTTAGTGGTGGTTATTATGTTCGCGTTTTTTCAGCGCAGCATAGACCGGGGCATGCTGGAATACGTCAATACTCAAATGATTGAGGAGCTGCAACCCGCAGTCAATTCTCTGGCCAAGCTCTATCAACAACAAGGTGACTGGCAAACCGTTCGCGATAACCCCAAGCTACTAAGGCACGCTTTTTTGCCAATCCTGCGTGACAAAAAGCTACGCCATTTTTTCCCGCCGCCCGACCCCGATCAAAAACCTCGACGCGGCATTGCACTACTTGATAGCAACCAGCAATTAGTCGCTGGAAATGAAGTTACCGAGCATAAAACCACCCGCATAGCTATTCAATCCTCCGGCCAAACTGTCGGCTGGCTAATACTACCGCAGCGCCGACACATCACCGACGGCTTTGAATTACGATTTATTGAAAAACAAACCCAAGCACTGCTCGTTATCAGCATTGCGGTACTGTTAGTGTCGATTATGATTGCACTACCCCTAAGCCGCCACTTTGTGAGGCCGATTAAAAAACTAGCCGCTGGGGCACTGGACTTAACTCAGGGCCGTTATCAATTAACGCTTGATACCCAGCGTAAAGACGAACTAGGGGAACTGGCAAGAGACTTCAAACAGCTTGCCAATACCTTACAAGCCACGGAGAGCAATCGTAAACGCTGGCTGGCTAACACCTCACATGAGTTGCGCACACCACTCGCTATACTGCGCGGCGAACTGGAAGCTATGCTGGACGGCGTGCGCCCCGTCAGTATCCAGAATATTCAATCTGCCCAACAAGAGGTACTGCACCTGGCCAAACTGGTGGATGACCTATACCAACTGAGCAATGCTGATTTAGGCAGTCTGCGCTACCAGAAAACCTCTGTCGATCTTGCCGAATTACTGCAATTGACCGTGAATTCCCAGCAAGCACTGTTTAGTCATCAAGGGCTGCAATTGACCCTGCAAACAGCAATAACCAAGGCACCTGTCTGGGCCGATAGCGACCGCTTGCAACAATTGCTCAATAACTTATTAGCCAACAGCCAGAAATATACTGACCCTGAACAAGGCGTGGTTAATATTACGCTTAACAGCGATAAAGATTTTTACTTCATCATTATTGAAGACTCCGCGCCCGGAGTGCCCGATGACGCATTGCAACAATTATTTGATCACCTTTACCGCGTTGAAAGCTCCCGCAACCGGGATACCGGTGGCTCTGGACTAGGTCTAGCGATTTGCCAACAAATTGTTGCCGCCCATGACGGCACAATCAGGGCTGAACACTCTGAGCTTGGCGGTTTAAAAATCACAGTACAGCTACCTATTGAGCCGGAGCGTTCGGAAGATGACTAA